In a genomic window of Homo sapiens chromosome 22, GRCh38.p14 Primary Assembly:
- the LOC124905156 gene encoding basic proline-rich protein-like, which translates to MERTGGRSPDAADPTPAGQAARGPGRGGARAVRPGASNLDPTPEAPRPRSRRLQEGARIAPATGGLCAPPPPTLSRPAPVGDPAGPVPVSTCSPGRGALEGSGALGSPGLGVGHPTVRTNLGGPGPCSPRTAPRSRRNPPKPWAQTLPGDLGGTGRAGAAGEGTRTVPGRTRNTPHRAPPQESPTHPHCSPPGFTLPPSPQASPPLHRPHAGIAPTRASRLCPALGWPQPAGRKRGEAPTPGKCLRDSARLHSGCVAAGSWARGLQPPAPVGWTSPGPAWSCSVKAGPGGARRRAGRGGVLGQRPAPDPAPPPDPPCLCFPIPEKSERRRHPLLRAGACALRIARLCPGGGRGWERAAGQLP; encoded by the exons ATGGAGCGGACGGGAGGAAGGAGCCCTGACGCCGCGGACCCCACGCCTGCCGGcc AGGCAGCGCGGGGACCCGGCCGGGGTGGGGCTAGGGCGGTGCGCCCCGGAGCCTCCAACCTGGACCCCACCCCGGAGGCGCCGCGACCGCGCTCCCGCCGCCTCCAGGAAGGTGCCCGGATCGCGCCGGCGACCGGAGGACTCTGCGCCCCGCCGCCTCCCACCCTGTCCCGCCCCGCGCCTGTCGGCGACCCCGCGGGGCCGGTCCCCGTCTCCACCTGCAGTCCGGGGCGCGGCGCCCTTGAGGGAAGCGGGGCTCTGGGATCCCCCGGCCTGGGCGTGGGACACCCCACGGTCCGCACGAACCTTGGTGGCCCGGGCCCCTGCTCCCCCAGAACAGCGCCCAGGTCTCGGAGAAACCCCCCGAAGCCGTGGGCCCAGACGCTCCCGGGGGACCTCGGTGGGACGGGCAGGGCGGGCGCCGCGGGCGAGGGGACGCGCACTGTCCCCGGGCGAACCAGAAACACCCCACACCGGGCACCTCCCCAGGAATCGCCCACCCACCCCCATTGTTCTCCACCAGGTTTCACCTTACCACCCTCCCCCCAGGCATCTCCCCCGTTGCATCGCCCCCACGCGGGCATCGCTCCCACCCGGGCATCTCGGCTCTGTCCTGCCCTGGGGTGGCCGCAGCCCGCGGGGAGGAAGCGCGGCGAGGCGCCCACACCGGGAAAGTGTCTCCGTGACTCTGCGAGGTTACACTCCGGGTGCGTCGCTGCGGGCTCGTGGGCTCGTGGGCTGCAGCCCCCCGCTCCTGTCGGGTGGACGAGCCCCGGGCCCGCGTGGAGCTGCTCGGTCAAGGCCGGCCCGGGAGGGGCGCGGCGCAGGGCGGGCAGGGGCGGGGTCCTAGGTCAACGTCCAGCCCCAGACCCAGCCCCGCCGCCGGATCCACcgtgcctctgtttccccattcCTGAGAAATCGGAACGCCGGCGGCACCCCCTTCTCCGGGCCGGAGCCTGCGCCCTCCGGATTGCGCGCCTCTGTCCAGGCGGCGGCCGGGGGTGGGAGCGCGCAGCGGGCCAACTTCCCTAA
- the LOC105373091 gene encoding sterile alpha motif domain-containing protein 1-like, which yields MRESIVHGKPLPLPTEAARRPFHPPTPRNHPSNAPAASRAGVGAGEPGVLPACRGLGSVWPNERAGSDEPVMPPLSISSRPGPRRQSERPVAADPGRASLLPVVSLYSGSAGCVVKPSGPSAWVGRVTWMRDNVVRSPSWRRVTSRCPGPNPPLHPRETISSAAAPTWTLWSPPHLPPQWGAQHSCYPERQTGGTGWQRGARSEIPDGRDHGAPPHHHCRQGTGRCTPLLPRGPGTQPPSFEALALRTLPQRGLCLPSDQWSPGSGSPSCFHM from the exons ATGCGGGAGTCCATAGTGCACGGGAagcctcttcccctccccaccgAGGCTGCCCGACGCCCCTTCCACCCTCCGACCCCCCGCAACCATCCCTCAAATGCCCCGGCGGccagcagggctggggtgggcgCAGGAGAACCAGGGGTCCTGCCCGCATGCAGGGGTTTGGGGTCGGTGTGGCCGAATGAACGCGCGGGTTCAGACGAGCCTGTGATGCCCCCGCTTTCCATCTCCTCGCGACCTGGCCCCAGAAGACAGTCTGAGAGGCCGGTGGCCGCGGATCCTGGACGCGCTTCCCTCCTGCCTGTGGTTTCCCTTTATTCCGGCAGCGCT GGCTGCGTGGTGAAGCCCTCAGGACCCTCCGCGTGGGTTGGGCGGGTGACGTGGATGAGGGACAACGTGGTGAGGTCCCCGTCGTGGCGAAGAGTGACCAGTAGGTGCCCAGGGCCCAACCCTCCTCTGCACCCGAGAGAAACCATCTCCTCTGCAGCAGCCCCCACCTGGACGCTCTGGagtcctccccacctccctccccagtgGGGCGCACAGCATTCTTGCTACCCTGAAAGGCAGACGGGAGGCACAGGGTGGCAGAGGGGGGCCAGGTCTGAGATTCCAGATGGAAGGGACCATGGGGCTCCACCCCACCACCACTGTAGGCAGGGGACTGGCAGGTGTACACCCTTACTCCCGCGGGGCCCAGGGACACAGCCACCCTCCTTTGAGGCCCTGGCCCTCAGGACCCTGCCACAGCGAGGTCTGTGCCTCCCCAGTGACCAGTGGTCACCGGGCTCGGGGTCACCCAGCTGCTTCCACATGTGA